The following coding sequences are from one Rubinisphaera margarita window:
- a CDS encoding arylsulfatase — protein MTFQTHSRSSKPSLLALVLLVLTLIPASAIAADVAGSRPNIVFLLSDDMGYAEPGFNGGNPELTPQMDRLAREGMQLRQFYAQPVCAPTRASFLTGRYAFRTWSDWRSEDFGKPSYLAKLNLTLAKNERGEETRRIHALDTEERTIAEALRDAGYFTAITGKWHCGEWLPEHLPMGQGFLHQYGHYAWGIDYNNYTIPHNAPARYAVFDWHRNQEPLFEQGYSTDLMANEAVRLIAEQKSDRPFFIYVPFNAVHGPIEEVPRYTDQYSPREAALKCLDDAVGRVVAAVDQYGFRDNTLVIFGNDNGGLTDEMNRPWRGTKNTTYEGGVRVPFVFRWPGKVEAGSINNEMMHITDLFPTFVTLAGAEPDQERPLDGIDMTETLFAGAKSPREEIIFEVTASVRLPTIRSGRYKLMGDMLYDIEADPGERTDIAAEHPEVVKRLKARLEKVSKERPPLGEKTMLMDPPLPWVYGQKENKNAPEWIKRHVEKVRETQPKFWPPGETPWPQAPEGATILYKGDGR, from the coding sequence ATGACTTTCCAGACTCACTCTCGCTCTTCGAAGCCGTCTCTGCTGGCTCTCGTTCTTCTGGTTCTGACGCTGATCCCGGCCTCCGCCATCGCGGCTGATGTCGCAGGAAGTCGGCCGAACATTGTCTTTCTGCTTTCCGACGACATGGGCTACGCCGAGCCCGGTTTCAACGGAGGGAATCCCGAGTTGACGCCGCAGATGGATCGGCTCGCCCGCGAAGGGATGCAGCTGCGGCAGTTCTACGCGCAGCCGGTCTGTGCCCCGACGCGGGCTTCGTTCCTGACCGGACGCTATGCCTTCCGCACCTGGAGCGACTGGCGGTCGGAAGATTTCGGCAAGCCGAGCTATCTCGCCAAGCTGAACCTCACGCTGGCGAAGAATGAACGGGGCGAAGAAACACGCCGGATTCACGCACTCGACACCGAAGAGCGGACGATTGCCGAAGCGCTGCGCGACGCCGGCTATTTCACGGCGATCACCGGAAAGTGGCACTGCGGCGAATGGCTGCCGGAACATCTGCCGATGGGCCAGGGCTTCCTGCATCAGTACGGCCACTACGCCTGGGGCATCGACTACAACAACTACACGATCCCGCACAACGCCCCGGCTCGCTACGCCGTCTTCGACTGGCACCGCAATCAGGAGCCGCTCTTCGAACAGGGTTACTCGACCGATCTCATGGCCAACGAAGCGGTCCGCCTGATCGCCGAACAGAAGTCCGACCGCCCCTTCTTCATCTACGTGCCGTTCAACGCCGTGCACGGACCGATTGAAGAAGTCCCCCGCTACACCGATCAGTACTCACCCCGCGAAGCGGCTCTGAAATGTCTGGATGATGCCGTCGGACGCGTGGTCGCGGCTGTGGACCAGTATGGATTCCGCGACAACACGCTTGTCATTTTCGGCAACGACAACGGTGGGCTGACCGATGAGATGAACCGACCCTGGCGGGGCACCAAGAACACGACTTATGAAGGAGGCGTGCGCGTGCCGTTCGTGTTCCGCTGGCCGGGGAAAGTGGAAGCCGGTTCGATCAACAACGAGATGATGCACATCACCGACCTGTTCCCGACGTTCGTGACCCTCGCCGGAGCCGAACCCGATCAGGAACGTCCGCTCGACGGGATCGACATGACCGAAACGCTGTTCGCTGGAGCGAAGAGTCCCCGCGAGGAGATCATCTTCGAAGTGACCGCCAGCGTGCGGCTGCCGACGATTCGTTCGGGCCGCTACAAACTGATGGGCGACATGCTGTATGACATCGAAGCCGATCCGGGCGAACGGACCGACATCGCCGCTGAGCATCCCGAGGTTGTGAAGCGACTCAAAGCTCGGCTGGAAAAAGTCAGCAAAGAACGGCCGCCGCTCGGCGAGAAAACGATGCTGATGGATCCGCCGTTGCCGTGGGTCTACGGGCAGAAAGAGAACAAAAACGCTCCCGAGTGGATCAAGCGGCACGTCGAGAAAGTGCGCGAGACGCAGCCCAAGTTCTGGCCCCCGGGAGAAACGCCCTGGCCGCAGGCCCCGGAGGGAGCCACGATCCTTTACAAGGGCGACGGGCGATAA
- a CDS encoding signal protein PDZ, with protein MTRFTLALVAVAAVATLSTNVEAGGCSSYKSYGYKTYNYRKTYDYGHCRKPVYAKPIVREVVIEKPVIREVIVQKPVCETGCKKPLPSLGFFGVICAEGMLVKEVMPNSEACRLGLAPGDVIKTFDDIRIICEDDWLHALDCAGPTACLQVVPCGEHRLIEMHAHLEVGLKY; from the coding sequence ATGACCCGTTTCACTCTCGCACTCGTCGCTGTCGCCGCCGTTGCTACCCTGTCCACCAACGTTGAAGCTGGCGGATGCAGCAGCTACAAGTCCTACGGCTACAAAACCTACAACTACCGGAAGACCTACGATTACGGCCACTGCCGCAAGCCGGTTTACGCAAAGCCGATCGTTCGGGAAGTTGTCATCGAGAAGCCCGTCATCAGGGAAGTCATCGTGCAGAAGCCGGTTTGTGAGACCGGCTGCAAGAAGCCGCTGCCGTCACTCGGATTCTTCGGCGTCATCTGTGCTGAGGGAATGCTGGTGAAGGAAGTGATGCCGAACAGTGAAGCCTGCCGACTCGGCCTGGCCCCCGGCGATGTCATCAAGACCTTCGACGACATCCGCATCATCTGCGAAGACGACTGGCTCCACGCCCTGGACTGTGCCGGCCCAACCGCCTGCCTGCAGGTTGTCCCCTGCGGCGAGCACCGTCTGATCGAAATGCACGCCCACCTCGAAGTCGGCCTGAAGTACTAA